A DNA window from Litorivicinus lipolyticus contains the following coding sequences:
- the scpA gene encoding methylmalonyl-CoA mutase, with translation MNDYNDWSALISKETKGLTPGEMSWLTPEGITLKQLYTADDVADLAFKDSFPGFAPYVRGVKASMYSGRPWTIRQYAGFSTAKASNDFYRKALAAGGQGVSVAFDLATHRGYDSDHPRVKGDVGKAGVAIDSILDMKTLFDGIALDKVSVSMTMNGAVLPVLAGYIVAAEEQGVRQDQLSGTIQNDILKEFMVRNTYIYPPEPSMRVIGDIISYCSQHMPKFNTISISGYHIQEAGADAALELAYTLADGKEYIRTALNAGLDIDAFAPRLSFFFGIGMNFYMEIAKLRAARLLWQEIVAEFKPSNPKSSMLRTHCQTSGWSLTEQDPYNNIVRTTVEAMASVFGGTQSLHTNSFDEAIALPTEFSARIARNTQLILQEETGITQVVDPWGGSFMMERLTADLADRARQLIDEVEQQGGMAKAIDAGLPKLRIEESATHKQARIDRGEDVIVGVNKYKLETEDLVDTLQIDNEAVRGEQLAQLATLKAERDNSVVSAALAKITAVAGGESGNLLACAIDAIRARATVGEISDAMEAKFGRYKAEHRSVSGVYGSHYDKDERWMDIGQRINAFTGDEGRRPRVLVAKMGQDGHDRGAKVVATAFADVGFDVDLSPMFSTPEEVARQAVENDVHAVGVSSLAAGHLTLVPELIAALKAEGADDILVFAGGVIPRQDYDQLRAMGVCAIFGPGTPIPDCASQVIDAIQSNG, from the coding sequence ATGAACGATTACAACGACTGGTCCGCCTTGATCAGCAAGGAAACCAAGGGCTTAACGCCTGGCGAAATGTCGTGGCTGACGCCCGAGGGCATCACTTTAAAACAGCTGTACACCGCGGACGACGTTGCCGATTTAGCATTCAAAGACAGTTTCCCCGGGTTCGCCCCCTACGTGCGCGGCGTCAAGGCCAGCATGTACTCGGGACGGCCCTGGACCATTCGTCAGTACGCCGGATTCAGCACCGCCAAAGCGTCCAACGATTTTTACCGCAAGGCCCTGGCGGCCGGCGGTCAGGGCGTGTCGGTGGCGTTCGATTTGGCCACCCACCGCGGCTACGACAGTGACCATCCCCGGGTCAAAGGTGACGTCGGCAAGGCCGGTGTAGCGATCGACAGCATCTTGGACATGAAGACCCTGTTTGACGGCATTGCGCTGGACAAAGTCAGCGTCTCGATGACCATGAATGGCGCGGTATTGCCGGTCTTGGCCGGCTACATTGTCGCGGCCGAAGAACAGGGCGTGCGCCAAGACCAGCTGTCCGGAACCATTCAAAACGACATTTTGAAAGAGTTCATGGTCCGCAACACCTACATCTACCCGCCCGAACCGAGCATGCGCGTGATTGGCGACATCATCAGTTACTGCAGCCAGCACATGCCCAAGTTCAACACGATTTCGATTTCCGGCTACCACATCCAAGAAGCCGGCGCGGACGCGGCATTGGAGTTGGCCTATACCTTGGCGGACGGCAAAGAATACATCCGCACCGCCCTGAATGCCGGTTTGGACATCGACGCCTTCGCGCCGCGACTGAGTTTCTTTTTCGGCATTGGCATGAACTTCTACATGGAGATCGCCAAGCTGCGCGCGGCCCGTTTGCTTTGGCAAGAAATCGTCGCCGAATTCAAACCGAGCAACCCCAAATCGAGCATGCTGCGCACCCACTGCCAGACCTCAGGCTGGTCGCTGACCGAGCAAGACCCCTACAACAACATTGTCCGGACCACGGTCGAGGCCATGGCCTCGGTGTTTGGTGGCACTCAAAGCTTGCACACCAACAGCTTCGACGAGGCGATTGCGCTGCCGACCGAATTCAGTGCGCGTATTGCCCGCAACACCCAGTTGATTCTGCAAGAAGAAACCGGCATTACCCAGGTCGTCGATCCCTGGGGCGGTAGCTTCATGATGGAGCGTTTAACCGCGGATCTGGCCGATCGCGCCCGCCAATTGATCGACGAAGTCGAGCAGCAAGGCGGCATGGCCAAAGCGATCGACGCAGGGCTGCCGAAACTGCGTATCGAGGAGTCGGCGACCCACAAGCAAGCCCGTATCGACCGTGGCGAGGACGTCATTGTCGGCGTCAACAAGTACAAGCTCGAAACCGAGGACCTGGTTGACACCTTGCAAATCGACAACGAGGCCGTGCGCGGCGAACAGTTGGCGCAACTGGCAACACTGAAAGCCGAGCGCGACAACAGCGTTGTCAGCGCGGCGCTGGCCAAAATCACCGCGGTCGCCGGCGGCGAATCCGGTAACCTGTTGGCGTGCGCCATCGACGCCATTCGTGCGCGCGCCACGGTCGGTGAAATTTCCGACGCTATGGAAGCCAAGTTTGGCCGCTACAAAGCCGAGCACCGCAGCGTCAGCGGCGTCTATGGCAGCCACTACGACAAGGACGAACGCTGGATGGACATCGGGCAACGCATCAACGCCTTTACCGGCGACGAGGGCCGCCGGCCGCGCGTGCTGGTCGCTAAAATGGGCCAGGACGGCCACGACCGCGGCGCCAAAGTGGTCGCCACCGCATTTGCCGACGTCGGCTTTGATGTGGATTTGTCGCCGATGTTTTCAACCCCCGAGGAAGTCGCCCGCCAAGCCGTCGAAAACGACGTCCATGCGGTCGGCGTCAGCTCGCTGGCGGCGGGTCACCTGACCTTGGTGCCGGAACTGATCGCGGCGCTGAAAGCCGAAGGCGCTGACGATATTTTGGTCTTCGCCGGCGGCGTCATTCCACGCCAAGACTACGACCAACTGCGCGCCATGGGCGTGTGCGCGATTTTCGGTCCTGGCACGCCGATACCCGACTGTGCGTCACAGGTGATTGATGCCATTCAATCCAACGGTTGA
- the meaB gene encoding methylmalonyl Co-A mutase-associated GTPase MeaB produces MPFNPTVDIDALRAGNRRALARAITLVESQNPAHRPAANALLDSLMPYTGTSTRLGISGVPGVGKSTFIETFGLRAIERGQRVAVLAVDPSSPVNGGSILGDKTRMESLSRADGAFIRPSPAGDSLGGVAQRTREAILLCEAAGYDQVWVETVGVGQSEHAVANMTDAFMVLMQPGAGDELQGIKKGILELADFIVVNKADGDATLLAEASRRHYQNAVNLLTHNGFWQPQVLSISAVTLNGLDTLEGQLQDYLRLGSKSLAARRTGQNLSWLEEQLRTLAWQAITQDPDAVTRYQRAREAVMNGTMAPIPAAMSVLQP; encoded by the coding sequence ATGCCATTCAATCCAACGGTTGATATCGACGCCCTGCGCGCGGGCAACCGCCGCGCACTGGCGCGCGCCATCACACTGGTCGAAAGTCAAAACCCGGCCCACCGGCCGGCCGCCAACGCACTGCTGGATTCGCTGATGCCCTACACCGGCACCAGCACTCGCCTGGGCATCAGTGGTGTACCTGGGGTCGGAAAATCGACCTTTATCGAGACCTTTGGGCTGCGCGCCATCGAACGCGGGCAGCGCGTCGCGGTGCTGGCGGTCGACCCCTCGTCACCGGTTAACGGCGGCTCGATTCTGGGTGACAAAACTCGAATGGAGTCCCTTAGCCGCGCCGACGGCGCCTTTATTCGGCCCTCACCCGCCGGCGATAGCCTCGGCGGTGTGGCCCAACGCACCCGCGAAGCGATTTTGTTGTGCGAAGCCGCCGGTTACGACCAGGTCTGGGTCGAAACGGTGGGCGTCGGCCAATCCGAGCATGCCGTCGCCAATATGACCGACGCCTTCATGGTGCTGATGCAGCCGGGTGCCGGCGATGAGTTGCAAGGCATCAAAAAAGGCATTTTAGAGCTGGCCGACTTTATCGTCGTCAACAAGGCCGACGGCGACGCCACCTTATTGGCCGAAGCGTCACGGCGGCACTATCAAAACGCGGTCAACTTGTTGACCCACAATGGATTTTGGCAACCGCAGGTACTCAGCATCAGCGCCGTCACATTGAACGGCCTAGACACCTTGGAGGGTCAACTTCAGGACTACCTGCGCCTGGGCTCCAAGTCGTTAGCGGCACGCCGAACCGGTCAAAACCTGTCCTGGCTGGAAGAACAGCTGCGCACCCTGGCGTGGCAAGCCATTACTCAAGATCCGGATGCGGTCACACGCTACCAACGGGCACGCGAGGCGGTGATGAACGGCACCATGGCACCTATACCGGCTGCGATGAGCGTACTACAGCCCTAG